One genomic segment of Acinetobacter oleivorans DR1 includes these proteins:
- the xseB gene encoding exodeoxyribonuclease VII small subunit, with product MNNEELTFKDGHDILKKNAELLESQESPDIDNLMKIVEESITAYKACKSRIEAVQQALDETFKE from the coding sequence ATGAACAATGAAGAGTTAACGTTTAAAGACGGCCATGACATTTTGAAAAAAAATGCAGAACTACTTGAGTCTCAAGAAAGCCCAGATATTGATAATTTAATGAAGATTGTTGAAGAGTCGATTACTGCTTATAAAGCATGTAAATCCCGTATAGAAGCCGTTCAACAAGCTTTAGATGAAACATTTAAAGAATAA
- the xseA gene encoding exodeoxyribonuclease VII large subunit → MSEPQFSLSEYLGTVQEVIRLAFDEPVWVKAEIRNLNIKGGHYYLELAEKDAKTDKVIANCKATIWKFSASKIVLKFERETGIEISSDLNVLIKIRARFDPQYGFSVNIEEIDSSFTLGEIAKRYQQIIERLTQEGLIHKNKLLPTPFDIQNVLVIAPQNAAGLGDFKKDADALERNGVCHFVYHTATFQGNTAATSLIESLGSGLRQWASTFKFPPDLIVIIRGGGSVNDLAYLNDYELAALLCKRTVPIWVGIGHEKDRTILDEIAHRSFDTPSKVIAGIRNHIVERVQEAVDSLQTIKLLSQHQITTYQSKNDQLLHQIKSSAQGQLNSAHRLLDQMKERIQFSSQQQVKFSLTQIESLMKEVLLQNPKQVQAKGYAIVRSEGKAIRSIHQISNPAIAIEMQDGVIEANITQVIPNEQ, encoded by the coding sequence ATGTCTGAACCTCAGTTTTCCCTTAGTGAATATCTCGGCACAGTTCAGGAAGTCATACGTTTGGCTTTTGATGAGCCAGTCTGGGTAAAAGCAGAGATTCGAAATTTAAATATTAAAGGCGGCCATTACTATTTAGAGCTTGCAGAAAAAGATGCAAAGACTGATAAAGTCATTGCCAATTGTAAAGCTACGATCTGGAAGTTCTCAGCGAGTAAAATTGTTTTAAAGTTTGAACGTGAAACTGGTATTGAGATTTCAAGCGACTTAAATGTGCTTATCAAAATTAGAGCACGTTTTGATCCTCAATATGGATTTTCGGTCAATATTGAAGAGATTGATTCAAGCTTTACCTTAGGTGAAATTGCTAAACGTTATCAGCAAATTATTGAACGCCTCACACAAGAAGGGTTAATTCATAAGAACAAACTCCTGCCTACTCCTTTTGACATTCAAAATGTTTTAGTGATTGCTCCTCAAAATGCTGCGGGCCTAGGTGACTTTAAAAAAGATGCCGATGCTTTAGAGAGAAATGGTGTTTGCCATTTTGTGTATCATACCGCTACGTTTCAAGGGAACACCGCTGCAACTAGCTTGATTGAATCTTTAGGTTCGGGTTTAAGACAATGGGCCAGCACATTTAAATTTCCACCAGACCTTATTGTAATTATTCGCGGTGGCGGATCTGTGAATGATTTGGCTTATTTAAATGATTATGAACTTGCAGCCCTGCTCTGCAAACGCACTGTACCGATTTGGGTTGGTATTGGTCATGAAAAAGACCGTACTATTCTTGATGAAATTGCCCATCGTTCATTCGACACGCCAAGTAAAGTGATTGCTGGCATCCGTAACCATATTGTTGAACGCGTACAAGAAGCCGTCGATAGTCTGCAAACCATTAAGCTTCTTTCGCAGCATCAAATCACGACTTATCAAAGCAAGAATGATCAGCTACTTCATCAGATTAAATCTTCGGCGCAAGGTCAACTTAACTCGGCACATCGCCTACTTGACCAAATGAAAGAGCGTATTCAGTTTAGTTCACAGCAACAGGTTAAATTTTCATTAACTCAAATCGAATCATTAATGAAAGAAGTCCTTTTACAAAATCCGAAACAAGTTCAAGCCAAAGGCTATGCAATTGTTAGATCCGAAGGAAAAGCGATTCGGTCTATACATCAAATTTCAAACCCTGCCATTGCGATTGAAATGCAAGATGGTGTGATTGAAGCCAACATTACACAGGTAATTCCAAATGAACAATGA
- a CDS encoding cold-shock protein, with amino-acid sequence MSTSTGTVKWFNETKGFGFIVTDEGKDIFAHFTDIQTQGFKVLLEGQRVEFTVVQGKKGPQASNIVILQNS; translated from the coding sequence ATGTCTACTAGTACTGGTACAGTAAAATGGTTCAATGAAACTAAAGGTTTTGGTTTTATTGTGACTGATGAAGGTAAAGATATTTTTGCTCATTTTACTGATATTCAAACACAAGGTTTTAAAGTTCTATTAGAAGGTCAACGTGTTGAGTTTACCGTAGTACAAGGTAAAAAAGGCCCTCAAGCTTCAAATATTGTGATTCTTCAAAACTCATAA
- a CDS encoding LpxL/LpxP family acyltransferase, producing MTKKERQFKSGEFRFSFLSFKYWGIWFLAFILMCFAMLPWAIQWRLADLLSKIAWKSLGSRRKTTLRNLEACFPEKTPMQIEVKAKQVFVDTLTGVFEALNAWYSPNWFKSRVHIDGLENLTNNQENGVLLLGTHSTLLDAGGAACTLFFNMDVVYRPQNNPFLDFLIHRSRARVYKNQIARDNMRGLIQNLKHGHAIWYSPDQDFGLKQGVMASFFGIQAATVTAHRRLMDISKAAAVPLYFYRSGDIRNPQYHVLVEPKLENFPSGCEVSDAERVNKIIENQIRIAPTQYMWFHRRFKTRPAGEKKFY from the coding sequence ATGACGAAAAAAGAACGGCAGTTTAAATCTGGCGAATTTCGATTTTCCTTTTTATCGTTTAAATATTGGGGTATATGGTTTTTAGCATTTATTCTGATGTGTTTTGCGATGTTACCTTGGGCAATTCAATGGCGTCTTGCCGATCTTTTATCAAAAATAGCATGGAAATCTTTAGGTTCAAGAAGAAAAACAACATTACGTAATTTAGAAGCATGCTTTCCTGAAAAAACACCTATGCAAATTGAGGTGAAAGCCAAACAGGTTTTTGTAGATACTCTCACTGGTGTATTTGAAGCCTTAAATGCTTGGTACAGTCCAAACTGGTTTAAAAGCCGTGTTCACATAGATGGATTAGAGAATTTAACAAATAATCAGGAGAATGGCGTACTACTATTAGGCACTCATAGTACGCTTTTAGACGCTGGTGGAGCAGCTTGTACCTTATTTTTTAATATGGACGTGGTTTACAGACCACAAAATAATCCCTTTTTAGATTTTCTAATTCATCGCAGCCGCGCAAGAGTCTATAAAAACCAGATTGCTCGAGACAACATGCGTGGACTTATCCAGAACCTTAAACATGGTCATGCCATATGGTATAGCCCAGATCAGGACTTTGGCTTAAAACAAGGTGTAATGGCCTCATTTTTCGGAATACAGGCGGCTACCGTGACCGCTCACCGTAGATTGATGGATATCTCAAAAGCAGCAGCAGTACCTTTATACTTTTATAGAAGTGGCGATATTAGAAACCCTCAATATCACGTTCTCGTGGAACCTAAATTAGAAAATTTTCCAAGTGGATGTGAAGTGAGTGATGCTGAAAGAGTCAATAAGATTATTGAGAATCAAATTCGTATTGCCCCTACGCAATACATGTGGTTCCATCGACGCTTTAAGACGCGCCCTGCTGGTGAAAAGAAATTTTATTGA
- a CDS encoding glycoside hydrolase family 108 protein, translating into MNIDQYLEAIIDREGGYINHPSDHGHATKFGITEAVARSNGYQGDMRDLPLAVAKSIYKQQYWFEPQFDQINKISPAIAEELLDTAINCGVNFAKPLLQRALNLLNKQGEEGWPNLTLDGQYGPLTIQALSTYLNRRNKDGETVLLRVLNIMQGQHYIEITEKNPNYEDFFYGWILNRVAL; encoded by the coding sequence ATGAATATTGACCAATACTTAGAAGCAATCATAGACAGAGAAGGTGGATATATTAATCATCCATCAGACCATGGGCATGCCACCAAATTTGGCATTACCGAGGCAGTCGCTCGATCAAACGGATATCAAGGTGATATGAGAGATTTACCTTTAGCTGTGGCCAAGTCTATTTATAAACAACAATATTGGTTTGAACCCCAATTTGACCAGATCAATAAAATTAGCCCTGCTATTGCAGAAGAGTTACTTGATACGGCTATAAATTGTGGAGTCAACTTTGCTAAACCTTTATTACAACGTGCTCTAAATCTGCTAAATAAGCAGGGTGAGGAGGGCTGGCCAAATCTTACCTTAGATGGTCAATATGGACCTCTCACTATTCAAGCACTGAGTACATATTTGAACAGGCGTAATAAAGACGGAGAAACGGTCTTACTACGCGTTTTAAATATTATGCAAGGGCAGCACTATATCGAAATTACAGAGAAGAACCCAAATTACGAAGACTTCTTTTATGGATGGATCTTAAACAGGGTAGCGTTGTAA
- the cueR gene encoding Cu(I)-responsive transcriptional regulator, whose protein sequence is MNIGQASKHSGISAKMIRYYEEIGLLEAAQRSASGYRIYSETDLKTLNFLKHARELGFSSEQMKELISLWKNTDRHSAEVKDLTVKHIAELKQKIAHLQEMVNILQASADDCCGNQQASCAILDHIEKGVGVS, encoded by the coding sequence ATGAATATCGGTCAGGCATCCAAACATTCAGGCATTTCGGCGAAAATGATTCGCTACTATGAAGAAATCGGTCTACTTGAAGCAGCTCAGCGTTCTGCTTCTGGCTATCGCATTTATTCAGAAACAGACCTTAAAACTTTAAACTTCTTAAAGCATGCTCGTGAGTTAGGTTTTTCATCTGAACAGATGAAAGAGCTTATTTCGCTTTGGAAAAATACAGATCGGCATAGTGCAGAGGTGAAAGACTTAACCGTAAAACATATTGCCGAATTAAAACAGAAAATTGCCCATCTCCAAGAAATGGTCAATATTTTGCAGGCTTCAGCCGATGATTGCTGTGGTAACCAGCAAGCTTCTTGTGCGATCTTAGATCACATTGAAAAAGGTGTGGGTGTAAGCTAA
- a CDS encoding LysE family translocator, whose product MVSFMFIGLVVTILLTPGPTNTLLASAGIQAGVKQSLKLIPAEVMGYLIAITSWGILLESVSHFIPWLPPVLKLISATFILYLAFKLWTTSTNDIKLDNPLITPKALFVATLLNPKALLFASAIFPHAAWEVFHVYFIHIAVFLSLITPIAFLWIAFGTVLISNKVTWLNQRNLQRTAAFILTFFAMPIGYSAISSF is encoded by the coding sequence ATGGTGTCATTTATGTTCATTGGACTTGTGGTCACCATTTTGTTGACTCCAGGCCCAACAAATACATTGTTAGCCTCTGCTGGAATACAGGCAGGAGTAAAGCAGTCTCTTAAACTTATTCCTGCTGAAGTGATGGGATATCTCATTGCAATTACTTCATGGGGTATTTTACTTGAGTCCGTTTCACATTTTATTCCGTGGCTTCCACCTGTATTAAAGTTAATAAGTGCAACTTTTATTCTCTACCTTGCATTTAAACTTTGGACAACATCGACAAACGACATCAAATTAGACAATCCACTGATTACGCCTAAGGCTTTATTTGTCGCGACACTTTTGAATCCTAAAGCTTTACTCTTTGCTTCTGCTATTTTTCCACATGCAGCATGGGAAGTGTTTCACGTATATTTTATTCATATTGCTGTTTTTTTATCATTAATTACACCCATTGCTTTTTTATGGATTGCTTTTGGAACCGTATTAATTTCAAACAAAGTAACTTGGTTAAACCAACGTAATTTACAACGTACGGCTGCATTTATTTTAACTTTTTTTGCTATGCCAATCGGCTATTCAGCGATTAGCTCATTTTAA
- a CDS encoding LysE family translocator, with translation MSGLLVFITIAFLTLLSPGPGVLFTVTNSINYGVKTALFGISGLIIGMFVIAVISASGVGLIITSNPTIFTVLKFIGAFYLMYLGYKNFSKKTPSQDLITDQQSDKNVSKSRLFYQGLLASLLNPKTIVFFIALFPQFIDIKKEILTQFLVLSLTFCFIGFLIHLVYANFSSIFKEKMLAGNNFSILNKISGAIFFLLAVLLIAQ, from the coding sequence GTGAGCGGTCTTTTAGTCTTTATAACAATTGCATTTCTTACTCTCTTAAGCCCCGGACCTGGCGTTTTATTTACTGTCACAAATTCAATCAATTATGGTGTTAAAACTGCTCTATTCGGTATTAGCGGCTTAATCATTGGTATGTTTGTAATTGCTGTAATTTCCGCTAGTGGTGTAGGTCTTATTATTACCAGCAACCCAACTATTTTTACGGTTTTAAAATTTATTGGTGCATTTTATTTAATGTATCTTGGATATAAAAATTTCAGCAAAAAAACGCCATCGCAAGATTTAATCACTGATCAACAAAGCGATAAAAATGTAAGTAAATCGAGACTCTTTTATCAAGGCCTACTTGCATCTTTGCTTAACCCTAAAACAATCGTATTTTTTATTGCTCTATTCCCTCAATTTATTGATATCAAGAAAGAAATTTTAACTCAGTTTTTAGTTCTATCTTTAACCTTTTGTTTTATTGGATTTTTAATTCATTTGGTCTATGCAAATTTCTCTTCAATTTTTAAAGAAAAGATGTTGGCTGGAAATAATTTTTCTATACTCAATAAAATTAGCGGTGCTATTTTCTTTCTTCTTGCCGTTTTACTTATTGCACAATAA
- a CDS encoding four-helix bundle copper-binding protein, which translates to MEIQQETNSALFCNTSTSVQACIECMIACKTCAAACLQEEHVQMMRECIKHCMTCVETCQLCTSLELRNSELAEQAMQLCANACQLCAAECSKHEHEHCQICAKACLACAQACLAYRA; encoded by the coding sequence ATGGAAATTCAACAAGAAACAAACTCGGCTTTATTTTGTAACACCTCTACCTCAGTTCAAGCCTGTATTGAATGTATGATCGCTTGTAAAACGTGCGCAGCTGCATGTTTGCAAGAGGAACATGTCCAGATGATGCGAGAGTGTATTAAGCATTGCATGACATGTGTAGAAACCTGCCAACTGTGTACATCTTTAGAGTTAAGAAATTCTGAGCTTGCTGAACAAGCCATGCAATTGTGCGCCAATGCCTGTCAACTCTGTGCAGCAGAATGTAGCAAACATGAACATGAGCACTGTCAGATCTGTGCTAAAGCATGTTTGGCTTGTGCTCAAGCGTGTTTGGCCTATCGCGCCTAA
- a CDS encoding GFA family protein yields MAYTASCLCNGIQLRINAELEPFMVCHCTQCQKAQGAAFAAITQVQKNDLNIVQGENLLQAYFASPNKKRVFCKTCGSPIWSERLDKPAVVRLRVGLINEEISTSVISHAFVSSKVNWYPICDSARQYQNGVENP; encoded by the coding sequence ATGGCTTACACAGCTTCTTGTCTTTGTAATGGGATTCAACTGCGTATTAATGCCGAATTAGAACCCTTTATGGTTTGTCATTGCACGCAGTGCCAAAAAGCTCAAGGTGCTGCTTTCGCTGCCATTACTCAAGTACAAAAAAATGACTTAAATATTGTGCAGGGTGAAAACCTTTTACAGGCTTATTTTGCATCGCCTAATAAAAAGAGAGTGTTCTGTAAAACCTGTGGTTCACCGATCTGGAGTGAGCGTTTAGATAAGCCAGCAGTGGTACGTTTAAGAGTAGGGCTCATTAATGAAGAAATATCGACATCTGTCATTTCTCATGCTTTTGTGTCTTCAAAAGTGAACTGGTATCCAATTTGCGATAGTGCTCGCCAATATCAAAATGGGGTAGAAAACCCTTAA
- a CDS encoding XRE family transcriptional regulator produces MALKDRLKDSRIKAKKTQAEVAEAVKMSQPAYQALESGKNLKSAFLPLIAQFLGVDGYWLTTGNTEDAFRESDVFSPTVVSAESTDQYAWIEVVEASFSCGTGESIEFHFDAINGKIPFPASFFKEKRVAQDCMRIIKAKGDSMTDYIKDGDLVGIDISQTEVIDGEIYAVYFAGEGMIKQIFKEADGSLILHSLNEKFRDRRVTEENGKNFKVMGRQFWRAG; encoded by the coding sequence ATGGCTCTTAAAGACCGTTTAAAAGATTCTAGAATTAAAGCCAAAAAAACTCAGGCTGAAGTCGCTGAGGCTGTAAAAATGTCTCAGCCGGCCTATCAAGCTTTAGAGTCTGGCAAAAATTTAAAATCTGCGTTTCTTCCACTCATTGCCCAGTTTTTAGGTGTAGATGGTTATTGGTTAACGACTGGAAATACAGAAGATGCTTTTAGAGAAAGTGATGTATTTAGCCCTACAGTTGTGAGTGCTGAATCCACCGATCAATATGCTTGGATTGAAGTGGTAGAAGCTAGTTTTTCGTGTGGTACTGGTGAGTCTATTGAGTTCCACTTCGATGCAATTAATGGGAAAATCCCTTTCCCTGCTTCATTCTTTAAAGAAAAACGGGTTGCTCAAGATTGCATGCGTATTATCAAAGCTAAAGGCGATAGTATGACAGACTACATTAAAGATGGAGATCTGGTTGGTATTGATATCTCTCAAACTGAAGTCATTGATGGCGAGATTTATGCGGTTTACTTTGCAGGGGAAGGAATGATTAAGCAAATTTTTAAAGAAGCGGATGGCTCTTTAATTTTGCATAGTTTGAATGAAAAATTTAGAGACCGCCGTGTAACCGAAGAAAATGGAAAGAACTTTAAGGTCATGGGCCGTCAATTTTGGCGAGCGGGTTAA